GACTTTGATTTATAAGGCGGTTTTGGAAAACGACTTTGAAAAGATGAAAGAGGTATTTCATTCCTTTTTTGCCTCAATACCCGCAGAGTGGTATAGAAAGAACGACCTGGCCGGATATGAAGGTTATTATGCGAGTATATTCTACTGTTACTTTTCATCCTTAGGCTTTAAGGTAATAGCGGAAGATGCCACAAACTATGGAAAGATTGATATGAGTGTATTTTTAGACGGCAGAGTGTATATATTCGAATTCAAAGTGGTGGAATATGTTCCCGAAGGCAGGGCTATTGAGCAGCTTAAGAACAAAAGATATTATGAGAAATATGCCGGAAATTTTAACGAAGTTTACCTTATAGGGGTGGAATTCAGCAAGGAAAAGAGAAATATTGTTGGGTTTGATGTGGAGAAGATTAAAATATGAAATTAAATACCCGCCTTAAAAGCGGGCTTAGCCTTTTTGTAAAATTTGTTCTACTTAAACTAAAAATTCCCTGGGATACCCGCGGTTTCCGCGGGTTCATATTTTGACGGAAAATGCAGGAAAACAACAAAAAGTGTTGAAATATAATTATTGTGAATTTTCGAAGCTCTGGGTAAATATAGGGATAGCAGTACTTGTGTGAGAATTGGGATAGGACGAGCTCCTGTATACAAAGGAAAATTTGGGAGGGTGATTGTTTTATGGAGATCCCGAGGGTACGGCACTTAATCCTCTTAGTCGGCAGCAATCCGCTTCCCAATGCCGTTGCCGGAAAGCTCCTAGTCGAGGCTGAGGGGATAATTACTTTAGTTCATTCAAGTGATTCTTTTTCTGTTGCGCAGCGATTGAAAGAATGGCTGGAAAGGGAGCACCAAAAGAAGGATATAGTAAAGCTAAAAGAGGTAAAAGAGTCTGAACCATCATCAATTTGCCAGGGTGTGCGAAAGTGCCTTGAAGAGGTCCAAGGCAGAAGCATTGGGCTCAACTATACCGGCGGCACTAAGATGATGTCTGTTCAAGCTTACCGCGCTGTGGAACAGTGGGCTAAAGACAAAGGCATTACACCTGTATTCAGCTATCTTGATGCTCGTGCCTTACAGATGGTTTTTGAACCAACTGACGGCTATTTGAGCGAGAGGAGAATATACGTTGGGCGGGAAGTTATGTTGAGTCTTGAGGATTTTCTGGCTTTGCACGGCTGGCGTCTCAGAAGTGAGCCGAACAACAAACCGGTGCTTTACGATACTGCTCAAGCCCTGGCGATATTTTGTTCGCGTGATGCCGACTCTTACGAGAAGTGGAACAGCTGGATTAAAGAAGAATTGCTCAGTAAATGCAAGCGTCCTACCAACCTCAATAAATGGAAAAGTAAAACTGAACTTATGCAAATAACTCTAAGTTGCAAAGAAGAAATGAAGGGAATTTTTAAATCTCTCCTTGACGATCAAGGAAAAGACTTGCCCTTAACTCATTCTGCCTTTAAAGACGATCCTATAAGGTTTTGCAGTTGGCTACATGGCATATGGCTTGAG
This genomic interval from Caldanaerovirga acetigignens contains the following:
- a CDS encoding Card1-like endonuclease domain-containing protein; its protein translation is MEIPRVRHLILLVGSNPLPNAVAGKLLVEAEGIITLVHSSDSFSVAQRLKEWLEREHQKKDIVKLKEVKESEPSSICQGVRKCLEEVQGRSIGLNYTGGTKMMSVQAYRAVEQWAKDKGITPVFSYLDARALQMVFEPTDGYLSERRIYVGREVMLSLEDFLALHGWRLRSEPNNKPVLYDTAQALAIFCSRDADSYEKWNSWIKEELLSKCKRPTNLNKWKSKTELMQITLSCKEEMKGIFKSLLDDQGKDLPLTHSAFKDDPIRFCSWLHGIWLEHYVLGILNKLKEDLQLGEVAQNVETEDVKFEVDVVAICGYQLFAFSCSTSNDRKILKQKLFEAYVRAQQLGGDEARVALICCAEDPAGLEQEIRRDFDCEGRVRVFGRKQLADLAFHIEDWIKSQSGGE
- a CDS encoding PD-(D/E)XK nuclease domain-containing protein → EGREGLIRYKLGFPNLEVKYSLSNYLLNYLVEDYRKKEINRTLIYKAVLENDFEKMKEVFHSFFASIPAEWYRKNDLAGYEGYYASIFYCYFSSLGFKVIAEDATNYGKIDMSVFLDGRVYIFEFKVVEYVPEGRAIEQLKNKRYYEKYAGNFNEVYLIGVEFSKEKRNIVGFDVEKIKI